The Hydrogenophaga crocea genome contains a region encoding:
- a CDS encoding Crp/Fnr family transcriptional regulator yields the protein MSILSNLDLIRRVPLFSTLTQAQAESVADAVVKRRYKRGECIVEQGKKSNCLAIVLTGRARVVTTDSRGREVILATMNPGDYVGEMSLIDNQPHSATVRAEVQTDVLILGRNEFARCLPENSSMAYAVMRGLVQRLRHADRKIESLALLDVYGRVARALLEQAQPNRDGVLMIRDRVSRQDVAKMIGASREMVSRVMKDLEDRGFIEVTEDGATLIKERLSTLG from the coding sequence GCGTTCCGCTGTTCTCCACCCTCACGCAGGCGCAAGCCGAATCGGTGGCCGACGCGGTCGTCAAGCGCCGTTACAAGCGCGGTGAGTGCATCGTCGAGCAAGGCAAGAAATCGAACTGCCTGGCCATCGTGCTCACGGGCCGGGCGCGCGTGGTCACCACCGACAGCCGCGGCCGCGAGGTGATCCTGGCCACCATGAACCCGGGCGATTACGTGGGCGAGATGAGCCTGATCGACAACCAGCCGCACTCGGCCACGGTGCGCGCCGAGGTGCAGACCGACGTGTTGATCCTGGGTCGCAACGAGTTCGCGCGCTGCCTGCCCGAGAACTCCTCCATGGCGTATGCCGTCATGCGCGGCCTGGTGCAACGCCTGCGCCACGCCGACCGCAAGATCGAATCGCTCGCGCTGCTCGACGTGTACGGCCGCGTGGCGCGCGCGCTGCTCGAGCAGGCGCAGCCCAACCGCGACGGCGTGCTCATGATCCGCGACCGCGTGTCGCGCCAGGACGTGGCCAAGATGATCGGCGCCTCGCGCGAAATGGTCAGCCGCGTGATGAAGGACCTCGAAGACCGCGGTTTCATCGAGGTCACCGAAGACGGCGCCACGCTGATCAAGGAGCGCCTCAGCACCCTGGGCTGA